The uncultured Fibrobacter sp. genome has a window encoding:
- a CDS encoding DNA-processing protein DprA, which translates to MALAHAAIKTAVKNNILSWCHKQKKTVVDFFALNESEWNSELGLDIKDIDALSRAKEQLPNNAFMAENLINQGYSLIPSMSPEFPQTLKKNLKMNGCPVLLYAKGNIALLNQPTAAVVGARAASEISIDFTQKISKKVAEEGKVVVSGFAKGVDREALDAAVKAEGSSIIVLPQGILTFSTGFKQYYKQIVEGKVLVVSAYAPKMPWSTWLAMDRNTLIYGMADEIYVAESNNGGGTWSGVMEGLKRGRKIFIREPGADEKNANKALIEKGCIPIKIEDNIIELSKTVPALQHVSEKQAKYSAKKKKKDSETLDLFGGGDGK; encoded by the coding sequence ATGGCCCTTGCCCATGCCGCAATCAAGACGGCGGTAAAAAACAATATACTCAGCTGGTGCCATAAGCAAAAAAAGACGGTTGTTGACTTTTTTGCTCTGAACGAATCTGAGTGGAATTCCGAACTCGGTCTTGATATCAAGGATATTGACGCCCTTTCGAGAGCAAAAGAACAGCTGCCCAATAACGCCTTTATGGCAGAAAACCTAATCAATCAGGGGTATTCGCTAATTCCTTCCATGTCGCCAGAATTCCCGCAGACACTTAAGAAGAACCTGAAAATGAACGGTTGCCCTGTATTGCTTTATGCAAAGGGGAACATCGCTCTGTTGAACCAGCCGACAGCAGCCGTTGTCGGTGCCCGCGCAGCCAGTGAAATTTCAATTGACTTCACTCAAAAAATTTCAAAAAAAGTTGCCGAAGAAGGCAAGGTTGTTGTAAGCGGCTTTGCCAAGGGTGTCGATCGCGAAGCATTGGATGCTGCTGTCAAAGCGGAAGGCTCTAGCATAATCGTATTGCCGCAAGGAATATTGACTTTCTCGACAGGTTTCAAGCAATATTACAAGCAAATTGTGGAGGGCAAGGTCTTGGTGGTAAGTGCGTATGCCCCGAAAATGCCTTGGTCCACTTGGTTGGCGATGGATAGAAACACACTGATTTACGGCATGGCCGATGAAATTTATGTCGCTGAATCGAACAATGGTGGCGGCACTTGGTCTGGCGTTATGGAAGGTCTGAAACGCGGTAGGAAGATTTTTATCCGCGAGCCCGGTGCAGACGAAAAAAACGCTAACAAAGCACTTATAGAAAAAGGATGCATCCCCATAAAAATAGAGGACAATATCATTGAGCTGTCCAAGACTGTGCCCGCATTGCAGCATGTTTCTGAAAAGCAAGCGAAGTACAGTGCGAAGAAAAAGAAAAAAGATTCGGAAACGCTAGACTTATTTGGGGGCGGAGATGGGAAATAG
- a CDS encoding RecQ family ATP-dependent DNA helicase: MNRQEAEQKLKEIFGFAHFHDAQWAAIEKILNNERVLMIQKTGFGKSLCYQFPATQLDGLTIVFSPLIALMRDQVNSLNEKGIVAKCINSNQTPEENGQILEDAKNGKIKILYIAPERQGNLSWQETVREIKVAMVVVDEAHCISQWGHDFRPDFRRIVDLVRILPENVPVLAVTATATERVQDDIQEQIGKNMTVLRGNLLRENLRLFVVKVKSENEKKIRIAEYLQHCDGSGLIYTGTRVNTQVYADWLKFVGIDAEMYNASLEGEDRIRIEQGLKENRWKAIVATNALGMGIDKPDIRFIIHTQMPQSPIHYYQEIGRAGRDGKPSDIILFYNENVNKEGIPYDKMLPLNFINGAKPKTADYGRVINALKNAPLGERDVMRELNMKQTPVRTILADLLEQKIAVRNEKGKYEYRFDAPELDTKSFEELRQSKMIDLDAMMGYIETTGSRMDYLRRYLGDTITVSSENCDNTNLADYMPKRYSEATWLKIRDFKQDYFPEIAKKKSSKLELGFALANYSLEDGEIGQMVHNCKYEGAGDFPDDIVRRMARMIQKKMMNNKIDMLLYVPPTESGDLVKNFAIKVGDLLGVPVCHNLKKMRQTTAQKIPQNAILKRKNVEDAFDFDSPEILEGKSVLLLDDIYDSGATLNEIAKMLKEKGAATITPVVIAKTVGGDL; encoded by the coding sequence ATGAACCGTCAAGAAGCTGAGCAAAAATTAAAGGAAATCTTTGGATTCGCCCATTTTCACGACGCACAGTGGGCGGCGATTGAAAAAATTTTAAATAATGAACGCGTCTTGATGATTCAAAAGACTGGCTTTGGCAAGTCTCTCTGTTACCAGTTCCCTGCAACACAACTTGATGGCCTCACAATTGTCTTTTCCCCATTGATTGCCTTGATGCGTGACCAAGTGAATTCACTCAATGAGAAAGGGATTGTCGCTAAGTGCATCAACTCGAACCAGACTCCCGAAGAAAATGGGCAGATTCTTGAAGATGCGAAGAATGGGAAAATTAAGATTCTGTATATCGCCCCGGAGCGCCAAGGCAACCTCTCATGGCAAGAAACCGTCCGTGAAATCAAGGTGGCCATGGTCGTTGTTGATGAGGCACATTGCATTTCGCAATGGGGGCATGATTTTCGCCCGGATTTTCGACGTATTGTTGACCTTGTTAGAATCTTGCCAGAAAACGTCCCTGTGTTGGCTGTGACTGCAACAGCGACGGAGCGTGTCCAGGACGATATCCAGGAGCAAATCGGCAAGAACATGACTGTCTTGCGCGGCAACCTCCTGCGAGAGAATCTTCGCCTGTTTGTTGTTAAAGTCAAATCGGAAAACGAAAAGAAAATCCGCATTGCAGAATACTTGCAGCATTGCGATGGTTCTGGCCTTATTTATACGGGAACTCGCGTCAACACGCAAGTATATGCGGACTGGTTGAAGTTTGTAGGAATAGATGCTGAAATGTATAACGCCTCTTTGGAGGGCGAAGACAGGATTCGGATAGAACAGGGGCTTAAAGAAAACCGCTGGAAGGCTATTGTCGCAACGAATGCTTTGGGAATGGGCATAGACAAGCCGGATATCCGCTTTATCATCCATACGCAGATGCCGCAGTCCCCAATTCATTATTACCAAGAAATCGGTCGTGCCGGTCGTGATGGCAAACCGTCGGATATCATTCTGTTCTACAATGAAAATGTGAACAAAGAAGGAATCCCCTACGACAAAATGTTGCCCCTCAATTTTATCAACGGAGCAAAACCCAAAACGGCAGATTACGGACGCGTTATAAACGCCTTGAAAAATGCTCCCCTTGGCGAGCGGGACGTAATGCGCGAATTGAATATGAAGCAGACACCCGTAAGGACCATTCTTGCTGATTTACTCGAACAGAAGATCGCTGTGCGCAATGAAAAAGGTAAATACGAATATCGGTTTGACGCTCCCGAACTTGATACAAAATCTTTTGAGGAACTTCGTCAATCCAAGATGATCGACTTGGATGCTATGATGGGCTATATTGAAACAACTGGCTCTCGAATGGATTATCTCCGCAGGTATCTCGGCGACACGATAACAGTATCTTCTGAAAATTGCGATAATACTAATCTGGCAGATTATATGCCCAAGCGCTATTCTGAAGCGACATGGCTCAAAATACGCGATTTCAAGCAAGACTATTTCCCAGAAATAGCAAAGAAGAAATCCTCCAAACTTGAGCTTGGATTTGCGTTGGCTAATTATTCCCTAGAAGATGGCGAAATAGGCCAGATGGTGCATAATTGCAAATACGAAGGTGCGGGAGATTTCCCGGATGATATCGTTCGGCGAATGGCACGAATGATCCAAAAGAAGATGATGAACAACAAGATAGATATGCTGCTTTATGTGCCACCGACGGAATCGGGAGACCTAGTCAAGAACTTTGCCATAAAAGTTGGTGATTTGTTGGGCGTTCCCGTATGCCATAATCTTAAAAAGATGAGACAGACAACGGCACAGAAGATTCCCCAGAATGCTATTTTGAAAAGAAAAAATGTGGAAGACGCGTTCGACTTCGATTCGCCCGAAATACTCGAAGGGAAAAGCGTTCTTTTGCTAGATGATATCTATGATAGTGGTGCGACATTGAACGAGATTGCAAAAATGTTGAAAGAAAAAGGTGCTGCAACCATAACCCCGGTAGTTATCGCTAAAACCGTTGGAGGCGATTTATGA
- a CDS encoding type I restriction endonuclease subunit R, protein MSFTNQSDLMLEDNASKYPAIEVLAKLGYTYISPEDAAQERGTQYNVLLKDILRKQLQKINQFEYNSIVYKFSAENIERAIAELDVPLTEGLVKTSERIYDALMLGKSYQEKLVDGTTKSFNLNYIDWDNFENNVFHVTEEFSCDSWDKQKNARPDIVVFVNGIPFAVIECKAPDISEEKGVEQNIRNQKAEYIPQLFKYVQMVVATNKNAVKYATVGTGKKFWNIWREQDTEWQTNLVDQIVAGRVPTEQDKTLISLFEKERLRKFAKYFVIYDANVKKICRYQQFFAVEAIMKTIAENDPAGNRQSGVIWHTQGSGKSLTMVMVSKYILEELSSVSPKVIVVTDRKELDKQIAKTFAHTRLTPARATSGKNLCDLINEGKADVITSIINKFNTVDNQGVKNNSRDIFVLVDESHRSNYGSLATKMRTVFPNACYIGFTGTPLLKNEKNTLHKFGKLIHKYTIKDGVEDKAIVPLIYEGRFVDQIVDEENIDLWFKMVTKKLNKSQIAELKAKWSSIQKLTSSDSRIRRVAIDIYQHFMDGFKESGFKAMLACNFKRDAVRYKQIFDTLCDIRTEVVISAPDMREGHDDVDESSDDLVVSFWNKMMKQYDDADDYEDTLKSQFYDGEIDILIVCSKLLTGYDAPRTQVLYIDKELKDHGLLQAIARTNRLYEGKDFGLIVDYRGLISKLDAAMEVYSGAGLENYDSADIKGVVVDVMACVARLRETYSQLWDIFASVKNRKDTEEIEIFLADTEVRAKFYDALCAFGRAFTMVMNSVKAFAAFERREIEMFRDTFVFFSKIRRSVKIRYADALDNSEYEPQMRNLLDTYMSVKDVQQIYEPIDIMNIGDFDKVVEKLPSDRSKADAIVSHLTKRIKLNRDEDPAFYDSFSKRINAVLEEFKNRILSEKEYLKQMFEVLGDFRRGDTKQKFPEKIAGDLDAQAFYGVTMPVLSEKYNMDSETIATISQKITQIVRTHDTVDWKTNIDIHNRIRQDIDDLFYELENDKGVAVDFDDIDKITESVLNVAMRRF, encoded by the coding sequence ATGAGTTTTACAAATCAATCGGACTTAATGCTCGAAGATAATGCGAGCAAGTACCCCGCCATCGAAGTGCTGGCGAAACTTGGCTATACCTACATTTCGCCCGAAGATGCTGCCCAGGAGCGTGGCACGCAATACAATGTATTGCTCAAGGATATCCTCCGCAAGCAGCTCCAGAAAATAAACCAGTTTGAATACAACAGTATTGTTTACAAGTTCTCCGCCGAAAATATCGAAAGGGCTATCGCAGAACTCGATGTGCCATTGACCGAGGGCCTGGTAAAAACGAGCGAACGCATTTACGATGCGCTGATGCTCGGCAAGAGTTATCAGGAAAAATTGGTGGATGGGACAACGAAAAGTTTCAACCTGAATTATATTGACTGGGACAATTTCGAAAACAACGTTTTCCATGTGACGGAGGAATTCTCTTGCGACAGTTGGGACAAACAGAAAAATGCCCGCCCCGATATTGTTGTGTTCGTGAACGGAATTCCTTTTGCCGTTATCGAGTGCAAGGCTCCCGATATTTCTGAAGAAAAGGGTGTTGAGCAGAATATCCGCAACCAAAAAGCGGAGTATATTCCGCAGCTGTTCAAATACGTGCAGATGGTTGTCGCGACAAACAAGAATGCGGTCAAGTACGCGACTGTGGGCACTGGGAAAAAATTCTGGAATATATGGCGTGAGCAGGACACGGAATGGCAAACGAACCTAGTCGATCAGATTGTTGCGGGGCGTGTCCCGACGGAACAAGACAAGACGTTGATTTCGCTGTTCGAAAAAGAACGCTTGCGCAAGTTCGCGAAGTATTTTGTCATTTACGATGCCAACGTAAAGAAGATTTGCCGATACCAGCAGTTCTTTGCGGTAGAGGCGATTATGAAGACCATTGCCGAAAATGACCCGGCAGGCAACCGTCAGAGTGGCGTCATCTGGCATACGCAAGGCTCGGGCAAGTCGCTTACCATGGTGATGGTTTCCAAATATATTCTTGAAGAACTGAGTTCGGTAAGTCCCAAAGTGATTGTCGTGACCGACCGTAAGGAACTTGACAAGCAGATTGCAAAGACGTTTGCGCACACGCGCCTGACGCCGGCCCGTGCTACAAGTGGCAAGAACCTTTGCGACTTGATTAACGAGGGCAAGGCTGATGTTATCACTTCGATTATCAACAAGTTCAATACGGTAGATAATCAGGGTGTCAAGAACAATTCCAGGGATATTTTTGTCCTTGTCGATGAAAGCCACCGTTCGAACTACGGTTCGCTCGCGACCAAGATGCGAACGGTATTCCCGAACGCCTGCTACATCGGCTTTACCGGCACGCCACTTCTGAAAAACGAAAAGAACACCTTGCATAAGTTCGGCAAGCTGATTCACAAATACACGATTAAGGATGGTGTAGAAGACAAGGCGATTGTACCGCTGATTTATGAAGGCCGCTTTGTGGACCAGATAGTCGATGAAGAAAATATCGATTTGTGGTTCAAGATGGTGACGAAAAAGCTGAACAAATCGCAGATTGCAGAACTGAAAGCAAAATGGAGCAGCATCCAGAAACTTACATCTAGCGATTCGCGTATTCGGCGTGTGGCAATAGATATTTACCAGCATTTTATGGACGGTTTCAAGGAATCGGGATTCAAGGCGATGCTGGCGTGTAATTTCAAACGCGATGCCGTGCGCTACAAGCAAATTTTCGATACCCTTTGCGACATCAGGACTGAGGTGGTGATTTCGGCCCCGGATATGCGCGAAGGTCATGATGATGTTGACGAAAGTTCCGATGACCTTGTCGTAAGCTTCTGGAACAAGATGATGAAGCAGTATGACGATGCCGACGACTACGAAGATACGCTGAAAAGCCAGTTCTACGATGGCGAAATTGACATCTTGATTGTCTGCAGCAAGTTGCTTACGGGTTATGACGCCCCGAGAACGCAGGTCCTTTACATAGACAAGGAACTTAAGGATCATGGGCTGCTACAGGCGATTGCACGCACAAACCGCCTTTACGAAGGCAAGGATTTCGGCCTCATTGTAGATTATCGAGGCCTAATTAGCAAGTTGGACGCCGCCATGGAAGTGTATAGCGGTGCCGGACTTGAAAATTACGATTCGGCAGACATCAAGGGTGTCGTTGTCGATGTCATGGCTTGCGTGGCACGCCTCCGCGAAACATACTCGCAGTTGTGGGATATTTTTGCATCTGTCAAGAACAGGAAAGATACGGAAGAGATTGAAATCTTTTTGGCGGATACAGAAGTCCGTGCCAAATTTTACGATGCACTCTGCGCATTTGGCCGCGCTTTTACGATGGTGATGAACTCCGTGAAGGCTTTTGCCGCGTTCGAACGCAGAGAAATCGAAATGTTCCGAGATACCTTCGTATTTTTCTCGAAGATTCGCCGCAGCGTGAAAATCCGCTATGCCGATGCGCTCGATAATTCGGAATACGAACCGCAAATGCGAAACCTGCTAGATACTTATATGTCCGTGAAGGATGTACAGCAGATTTACGAACCGATAGATATCATGAACATCGGCGATTTTGACAAGGTTGTTGAAAAATTGCCGTCGGACAGGTCTAAGGCCGATGCGATTGTATCGCACCTTACAAAACGCATAAAGCTGAACCGTGATGAAGACCCTGCCTTTTACGATAGCTTCTCCAAGAGAATCAACGCAGTCTTGGAAGAATTCAAGAATCGAATTCTTTCGGAAAAGGAATACCTCAAGCAGATGTTTGAAGTGCTGGGAGATTTCCGAAGAGGCGACACCAAACAGAAATTCCCCGAAAAGATTGCCGGAGATTTGGATGCGCAGGCATTTTATGGCGTTACCATGCCCGTACTTTCTGAAAAATACAATATGGATTCTGAAACCATCGCGACTATTTCGCAGAAGATAACGCAGATAGTGCGGACGCACGATACCGTTGACTGGAAGACGAATATCGACATCCACAACCGTATTCGCCAGGATATCGACGACCTGTTCTATGAACTAGAAAACGACAAGGGTGTTGCAGTTGATTTTGACGACATCGACAAAATCACGGAAAGCGTGCTGAATGTCGCCATGAGGAGATTCTGA
- a CDS encoding restriction endonuclease subunit S gives MSLPNGWKKIKLGEICNKIGSGSTPKGGREVYLDAGIPIIRSQNVLNGFLDLNDVAFISDEQHSKMKGTWVHPNDILLNITGASIGRSCVVPATVKTANVNQHVCIIRLKECADACYVCNLILSKDVQKQIELLSVGGGRQGLNFQQIASFSFLLPPLEEQKKIAATLSVWDSAIEKMEKFIDAKENELNIVLRQNLLGKGIALKWKEIPLTEILKSVTPPSKIHQDSYLNSGKYPIVDQSKDLIAGWTNDESSVLKINSPLIIFGDHTCALKIVHMPFAQGADGIKILSAKDGYDPTYIYYAIKANPVIPEGYKRHFSALMLKSILCPSLEEQKKYAVYFKSLDEEISLLKQQLENYKKQKQGLMQKLLTGQWRVK, from the coding sequence ATGAGTTTGCCTAATGGATGGAAAAAAATAAAGTTAGGTGAAATCTGCAATAAGATAGGTAGTGGCTCTACTCCGAAAGGCGGAAGAGAAGTTTATCTTGACGCAGGTATTCCCATTATTAGAAGCCAGAATGTTTTAAACGGTTTTCTTGATTTAAATGATGTAGCCTTTATTTCAGATGAACAGCATAGTAAAATGAAAGGGACATGGGTTCATCCAAACGACATTTTATTGAATATTACAGGTGCATCTATTGGTCGTTCTTGTGTTGTCCCTGCAACAGTGAAAACGGCAAATGTGAATCAGCATGTTTGCATAATAAGGTTGAAAGAATGCGCTGACGCTTGTTATGTATGTAATCTTATTTTGTCAAAAGATGTTCAAAAACAAATAGAATTATTATCAGTTGGCGGCGGAAGACAAGGCTTGAATTTCCAGCAAATAGCATCATTTAGTTTCCTTTTGCCCCCGCTAGAAGAGCAGAAGAAGATTGCGGCGACGCTTTCGGTCTGGGACTCCGCCATTGAAAAAATGGAAAAATTCATCGATGCGAAGGAAAATGAGCTTAACATCGTTTTAAGACAGAACTTACTTGGAAAAGGGATTGCGTTAAAATGGAAAGAAATCCCTTTGACAGAAATATTAAAGAGCGTAACGCCGCCATCTAAAATCCATCAAGATTCTTATTTGAATAGTGGTAAATATCCAATAGTTGACCAATCTAAGGATTTAATTGCAGGGTGGACAAATGATGAATCTAGCGTGCTGAAAATAAACAGCCCTTTAATAATTTTTGGAGACCACACTTGTGCGTTGAAAATAGTGCATATGCCGTTTGCGCAAGGTGCGGACGGAATAAAAATATTATCTGCGAAAGATGGTTATGATCCCACTTATATATATTATGCAATAAAAGCGAATCCTGTTATTCCGGAAGGGTATAAAAGACATTTCTCTGCGTTAATGCTAAAAAGCATTCTTTGTCCTAGTCTTGAAGAGCAAAAGAAATATGCAGTCTATTTTAAATCGCTTGATGAAGAAATTTCTCTTCTCAAACAGCAACTCGAAAACTACAAAAAGCAGAAACAAGGCTTAATGCAAAAACTCCTCACCGGTCAATGGCGAGTGAAATAA
- a CDS encoding DUF6680 family protein, which produces MDEMILVIVSALVSGLIATIVTLWWQKKTEAYNRKMKAFETLMIYRIPGVLHFKENVHTLNSIDVVFYNDENVRRAYKDFLNETDKPKEMNPNIQDKHLRLLEEMAKSLGLKKLCWEDIKRPYFPVGYSDILKDEEAMRKTSIMNNLESAKFTHELNNRQTVKDEEKNK; this is translated from the coding sequence ATGGATGAAATGATTCTTGTCATTGTTTCCGCTTTAGTATCTGGCTTGATTGCTACGATTGTTACGCTTTGGTGGCAAAAGAAAACAGAAGCGTATAATCGAAAGATGAAGGCTTTTGAAACGCTGATGATATATAGAATTCCTGGTGTTCTTCATTTTAAGGAAAATGTTCACACATTAAATTCTATTGATGTCGTATTTTATAACGACGAAAATGTAAGAAGGGCTTATAAGGATTTCTTAAATGAAACTGATAAACCTAAAGAGATGAACCCGAATATACAAGACAAACATTTAAGATTGCTAGAAGAGATGGCAAAATCTTTAGGCCTAAAAAAATTGTGTTGGGAAGATATCAAACGCCCATATTTCCCTGTTGGGTATAGCGATATTTTGAAAGATGAAGAAGCGATGCGAAAAACGTCTATTATGAATAATTTAGAATCTGCAAAATTTACTCATGAACTCAATAATCGCCAAACAGTAAAAGATGAGGAGAAGAACAAATGA
- a CDS encoding Bro-N domain-containing protein, giving the protein MNNKDIQQIKLFESSQIRTIWDEQIEEYFFVVVDVVATLTESSNPTDYIKKMRKRDEELGKGWGQIVTPLSVPTAGGIQKLNCADTKGILRIIQSIPSPKAEPFKQWLAQIGKERIDQMQDPELSIKQALADYKRLGYSDNWINQRLKSIEIRKDLTDEWKRGGVSQNFQYATLTDIIYKTWANKTAKEYRKFKGLKKENLRDNMTNKELVINMLAELSTTEISKSRNPENMDEHKRIAKEGGQIAKNARVQLEKKTGKKVVTSLNAKNGIIKIKG; this is encoded by the coding sequence ATGAACAATAAAGATATACAGCAGATAAAACTCTTTGAATCAAGCCAAATACGAACAATTTGGGATGAACAAATTGAAGAATACTTCTTTGTTGTTGTTGATGTAGTAGCCACATTAACAGAAAGTTCCAATCCGACTGACTACATCAAGAAAATGCGTAAACGTGATGAAGAACTGGGTAAAGGGTGGGGACAAATTGTCACCCCCCTTTCTGTGCCAACGGCTGGAGGAATTCAAAAGCTTAATTGTGCTGATACAAAAGGTATATTAAGGATTATTCAGTCTATTCCGTCTCCTAAGGCAGAACCATTCAAACAGTGGCTTGCTCAAATCGGAAAAGAGCGAATTGATCAAATGCAAGATCCCGAGCTTTCAATAAAGCAGGCTTTGGCGGACTATAAACGCTTGGGGTATTCAGACAATTGGATTAATCAGCGGTTAAAATCCATAGAAATTAGAAAAGATTTGACCGACGAATGGAAACGTGGTGGTGTGTCTCAAAATTTTCAGTATGCCACTTTGACCGATATCATTTATAAAACATGGGCAAATAAAACAGCAAAAGAATATCGCAAATTTAAGGGCCTAAAAAAAGAAAATTTGCGAGACAATATGACTAACAAAGAACTTGTTATAAATATGTTGGCCGAACTGTCCACTACAGAAATATCTAAAAGTAGAAATCCCGAAAATATGGACGAACATAAACGAATCGCAAAGGAAGGTGGGCAAATTGCAAAAAACGCAAGGGTTCAGCTTGAAAAGAAAACAGGAAAAAAGGTTGTAACATCTCTAAATGCTAAAAACGGTATTATCAAGATAAAAGGTTGA
- a CDS encoding DUF4435 domain-containing protein: MANEGLIRQIKDYAREQKGYRDTIDSWLNVIFVPNKNTIIEWIKRIRPDFQNCDEELENLIRRLQNICNSYDSIKFYVSQIDNSCDWSKSYLDLLFYTIKLYSLSSLVINFYDADLFRKALDVEIFQHDFVNMTLRLRDESLRYENNDLEKAFDHLKNFTLFKSLKNNVVIVGANGSGKSSFSRRTREILGGNVVVIASQKVFSFKPVETMSLGNKYRQELWNYQAQDKLYKGEPHNNQIGEDLITVVRALFEEKNELANDYYEGKVDFRKESTLEKVIKLWDEILVHRKLEAIKGDIRVVTAEGSKYPFMFLSDGEKAVFYYIAHILLAKENSYIIVDEPENHLHLALVTKLWDVLEHARPDCQFIYLTHNLEFAVSRNNVKKIWMKKFIAPDRWEMEPLPTNKDLPEILYMGLLGSRKPILFCEGTKASLDYKLYTRLFPNYTVIPVEGHLQVINYTRAFNNSYEVHGNRAIGIIDGDFHKQDQKNAWKEISIYSLDVQEIENVLCDEDVLNRAVEYFHADQDALEKAKEKLFVELQRHIDCQCAEYTVQMINNRFKENMLKNSKDLATLKNSVKDLADKMLENVDAFVEERKTCLRQIVETKDFAEGVKRFNNKGLVAILTTDIEKDYRNRVFKMLDENPDLLEILRSKYFAGVPQSLELFVAK; encoded by the coding sequence ATGGCGAATGAAGGCTTAATTAGACAAATAAAAGATTATGCGAGAGAGCAAAAGGGGTATCGCGATACAATAGATAGTTGGCTCAATGTTATTTTTGTGCCAAATAAAAACACAATCATCGAATGGATAAAAAGAATCCGACCGGATTTTCAAAATTGCGACGAAGAATTGGAAAATCTAATTCGTCGACTGCAAAATATATGTAACTCTTATGATAGCATAAAATTTTATGTATCTCAGATTGACAATTCTTGCGATTGGTCTAAGAGTTATTTGGATTTATTATTTTACACAATAAAATTATATTCGTTATCTTCATTAGTCATCAATTTCTATGATGCTGATCTTTTTCGCAAAGCCTTGGATGTTGAAATTTTCCAGCATGATTTTGTGAATATGACCCTTCGATTGAGAGACGAAAGTTTAAGGTATGAAAATAATGATTTAGAAAAAGCCTTTGATCATCTGAAAAATTTTACGCTTTTTAAGTCCCTAAAAAACAATGTTGTCATTGTTGGTGCGAATGGTTCGGGGAAAAGTTCCTTTTCTCGAAGAACACGTGAAATTCTTGGAGGGAATGTTGTTGTTATCGCTTCGCAAAAAGTATTTTCTTTTAAACCTGTTGAAACAATGTCTTTGGGCAATAAATATCGCCAAGAGCTATGGAATTATCAAGCACAAGACAAATTATATAAGGGTGAACCACATAATAATCAAATTGGAGAGGATTTAATTACTGTTGTTCGAGCCCTTTTTGAAGAAAAGAATGAATTGGCAAATGACTATTATGAAGGCAAAGTTGATTTTCGAAAGGAATCAACACTTGAAAAGGTGATCAAACTTTGGGATGAAATACTTGTTCATCGCAAATTAGAAGCGATAAAAGGTGATATTCGGGTTGTGACAGCCGAAGGCTCCAAATATCCATTTATGTTTTTAAGTGATGGAGAAAAAGCTGTCTTTTATTACATAGCTCATATTCTATTGGCAAAAGAAAACAGTTATATCATTGTTGATGAACCGGAAAATCATTTGCACTTGGCTTTGGTGACGAAATTGTGGGATGTGCTGGAACATGCAAGACCTGATTGCCAGTTTATTTATCTAACGCATAATCTTGAGTTTGCCGTTTCACGTAACAATGTTAAAAAAATATGGATGAAAAAATTCATTGCCCCCGATAGATGGGAAATGGAACCGCTTCCAACAAATAAAGATTTGCCTGAAATTTTATATATGGGGCTTCTCGGAAGCCGTAAACCAATTCTCTTTTGTGAAGGAACGAAGGCTAGTTTAGATTATAAACTGTATACAAGGCTTTTCCCGAATTACACAGTAATTCCTGTTGAGGGGCATCTTCAGGTTATAAATTATACAAGAGCGTTCAATAATTCTTATGAAGTACATGGCAATAGGGCTATAGGCATTATTGATGGTGATTTCCATAAGCAAGATCAGAAGAATGCATGGAAAGAAATCTCCATATACTCTTTAGATGTCCAGGAAATTGAAAATGTTCTATGCGATGAAGATGTGCTGAATCGAGCTGTTGAATATTTCCATGCGGATCAAGATGCTCTTGAAAAGGCTAAAGAAAAATTATTTGTAGAATTGCAAAGGCATATAGATTGCCAATGTGCTGAATACACTGTGCAAATGATAAATAACCGTTTCAAAGAAAACATGTTGAAAAATTCTAAAGATTTAGCAACTTTAAAGAATAGCGTAAAAGACTTGGCTGATAAAATGCTTGAAAATGTAGATGCTTTTGTCGAAGAAAGAAAAACATGTTTGCGACAGATTGTAGAGACTAAAGACTTTGCGGAGGGCGTAAAAAGATTCAACAATAAAGGCTTAGTGGCAATTCTTACGACTGATATTGAGAAAGACTATAGAAATCGAGTGTTTAAAATGCTGGATGAAAATCCTGATTTGTTGGAAATTCTTAGAAGTAAGTATTTTGCAGGTGTTCCACAGAGTTTGGAGCTTTTTGTGGCAAAATAA